One window of the Rhipicephalus microplus isolate Deutch F79 chromosome 2, USDA_Rmic, whole genome shotgun sequence genome contains the following:
- the LOC119170546 gene encoding peroxisomal trans-2-enoyl-CoA reductase isoform X1 has translation MASSGVLRMSSIFRPNLFKGKVAIVTGGATGIGKAIAEELLYLGCSVTIASRNEDNLKNAVRDFQERLLPEEEKDRATFVPCNVRKEEQVKTLIKQTLDKHGRLDFLVNNGGGQFVSSAESISLKGWNAVVETNLTGTFLMCREAYQQWMEQHGGAIVNITMENSKGFPTFSHSGAARAGVENLTRTLSIEWAASGVRVNAIKPGIIFSETAAKNYEGDLFELVRPRLPAKRPGTTQEVSSAVCFLLSPGASYVSGATLSVDAASSFYPAVSFEIPEHDRWPKHDSCSEDDTEVPSKL, from the exons ATGGCGAGCAGCGGCGTGCTCAGAATGAGCAGCATTTTCAGACCGAATCTTTTCAAAGGCAAAGTGGCTATCGTCACGGGTGGAGCTACGGGAATCGGAAAAGCGATTGCAGAGGAACTTCTTTATTTGG GATGTTCGGTGACCATCGCTTCGAGAAACGAAGACAACTTGAAGAACGCCGTCAGAGACTTTCAAGAAAGGCTACTGCCGGAGGAGGAAAAAGATCGTGCAACGTTTGTACCCTGCAACGTCCGCAAGGAGGAACAG GTGAAAACGCTTATTAAGCAGACACTGGACAAACATGGCCGCCTCGACTTTCTCGTCAACAACGGAGGTGGTCAGTTCGTATCGTCAGCCGAGAGTATTTCACTGAAGGGCTGGAATGCTGTTGTCGAGACTAACCTGACCGGAACGTTTCTCATGTGCCGAGAAG CTTACCAGCAGTGGATGGAGCAACACGGTGGAGCCATCGTGAACATCACGATGGAAAACTCTAAAGGATTTCCCACGTTTTC GCACTCGGGAGCGGCCAGAGCTGGTGTGGAAAACCTGACCCGCACGTTGTCGATCGAATGGGCTGCGAGTGGAGTCAGGGTCAATGCAATCAAGCCG GGTATTATTTTTTCAGAAACTGCCGCAAAGAATTACGAGGGCGACTTGTTTGAACTAGTTCGGCCACGACTACCCGCCAAACGACCGGGCACGACCCAAGAG gtGTCATCAGCAGTTTGCTTCTTGCTGTCACCAGGAGCATCCTATGTGTCCGGAGCCACGCTAAGCGTGGATGCAGCAAGCTCGTTCTATCCAGCTGTCTCATTTGAAATTCCAG AACATGACCGATGGCCTAAGCATGACAGCTGCTCAGAGGATGACACGGAAGTGCCGTCGAAGTTGTAG
- the LOC119170546 gene encoding peroxisomal trans-2-enoyl-CoA reductase isoform X2, whose amino-acid sequence MRQGCSVTIASRNEDNLKNAVRDFQERLLPEEEKDRATFVPCNVRKEEQVKTLIKQTLDKHGRLDFLVNNGGGQFVSSAESISLKGWNAVVETNLTGTFLMCREAYQQWMEQHGGAIVNITMENSKGFPTFSHSGAARAGVENLTRTLSIEWAASGVRVNAIKPGIIFSETAAKNYEGDLFELVRPRLPAKRPGTTQEVSSAVCFLLSPGASYVSGATLSVDAASSFYPAVSFEIPEHDRWPKHDSCSEDDTEVPSKL is encoded by the exons Atgcggcaag GATGTTCGGTGACCATCGCTTCGAGAAACGAAGACAACTTGAAGAACGCCGTCAGAGACTTTCAAGAAAGGCTACTGCCGGAGGAGGAAAAAGATCGTGCAACGTTTGTACCCTGCAACGTCCGCAAGGAGGAACAG GTGAAAACGCTTATTAAGCAGACACTGGACAAACATGGCCGCCTCGACTTTCTCGTCAACAACGGAGGTGGTCAGTTCGTATCGTCAGCCGAGAGTATTTCACTGAAGGGCTGGAATGCTGTTGTCGAGACTAACCTGACCGGAACGTTTCTCATGTGCCGAGAAG CTTACCAGCAGTGGATGGAGCAACACGGTGGAGCCATCGTGAACATCACGATGGAAAACTCTAAAGGATTTCCCACGTTTTC GCACTCGGGAGCGGCCAGAGCTGGTGTGGAAAACCTGACCCGCACGTTGTCGATCGAATGGGCTGCGAGTGGAGTCAGGGTCAATGCAATCAAGCCG GGTATTATTTTTTCAGAAACTGCCGCAAAGAATTACGAGGGCGACTTGTTTGAACTAGTTCGGCCACGACTACCCGCCAAACGACCGGGCACGACCCAAGAG gtGTCATCAGCAGTTTGCTTCTTGCTGTCACCAGGAGCATCCTATGTGTCCGGAGCCACGCTAAGCGTGGATGCAGCAAGCTCGTTCTATCCAGCTGTCTCATTTGAAATTCCAG AACATGACCGATGGCCTAAGCATGACAGCTGCTCAGAGGATGACACGGAAGTGCCGTCGAAGTTGTAG